CAATCAACCACTCCATGACAAGATCtacggatgaccagcatggtCTATAGGTGGACCTATGGTGCTTAGGTCTTGCAGTAGGTGGGAATTAACAGACAATTAAGAGGGAAATACAGTTGGGTCAAATTCAAATTGTTGAAAcccttagcacaaaatgaattagttgTCCCATGACCTATccacatatagataattgaattatatttccatagTCACCggccttgctaaaatcagacctctgagtaaaaagttatttcCCATTTAGTGAAGGCTTGTCGAACATGCCCAACTGACGGACCAACCGACGGGGCGTCGGTCAATCGACAGACCGTCAATTCTGGTCGTTGATTGGTCCGACAACAACTTTCCCATGGGTCTTTTGGACCTTTCTCACTTTGTTTAAACTCTAAGATACGttttttttaccctaaatcatcagattttagttcgtttaagcctagaaacataactaaaacatatctaagtcaagtcattaaatcaaaacttagaaaattagaagcaagagaagaaaaaaagataaagaaccctagttcaagaacacaacaagTTCTAGCAGTTCAAGCCctaaaacttaagtatttttttgtggatttcatcaccaggtatgtgggatttcactagtgggttcctttcaccattgggtccttagttttcagtcagattcttgattctcatatcatgattagacctagggtttctagaactttgatagaacttcatgaacttattaaatacatgttccaaatcagattatcatgttattactcagattatcacatgaatttcagaaccctagctttgtatttctttagtccttgaagtacacatgctaggtcagatatttcagttattcagTTATATATGCCTCAGTTTTTAATGCATAATTATtagattaaatgttgcattcccagtttgcatgttcatttttgagctatccagtatttacagaaaattcaaacataatcaattaattatgtAAATCCATGGGAGTAGCATATACCGGTAGGGTTCAgcatacccaattagtccctaaactactagccaagtaggttgtaagtcccctatgtgggaaatcagtttagtgatcattcCAGCATGAttttatacctttggcaaggtatattgggtcctcccaatggggcgtatacataGGACTCCagatttagctcatgtggttttattatcggttattagtatctCCCACAGTTTAGGCAGACTCTCttacattgaccatttatcagtatacttAGCATTCAgattcaacatgttataaattggtcattgcattcggTTATTCTCAGCATTCATAATCAACATATcttgttcaaattattatacttgcttttgttcttgttaaattatgttttatttcaactttactctatcaTACATGCTCAGTGCCTTTTATGTACTGaagcatacgtgcgctacatcttcttgtgatcTAGGTTTAGGTTCTTGGCATCCAAATGACACAATGATTGATTTTTGATCTTCAGTTCAGTAGATTTAGTGGTGATTCCTCATtttccgaggacaatagtcatgagtttcttgttagtatttagtcttttagtttGAGTTTTTTCTAGAGTTAGCTGGGGTTTGTCCCAATATTTCTAGTCCAATTTAGAGTCTAtattcagacatagttagtttcatcttagtattgagttaataacttctttgtattaaactcattgatttcatttatctcagttatagaatatagGTATTCCCTATCTATTTcagtttaaaattatgatttagcttccgtaTTCagttattatctttagtatgctcatgattatgCTAGCAGGGttatcttgggatcacttgtggtcctaggttccatgtccatgtctcgggggtagctcgcaaaacttggtatcagagcactaggttcaagagtcaTAGGATATCTGAAAACCCACACTAAGTAGAGttcttttcatgggtgtgaagtgcaccacatctaatgaaagggaggctatgaagtgttttaggaaaaacttcactttcttggtATTCTTATCGTGCATGAGGTATGCTattattccattctaacttgacgttttacatttcagatcatgcctcctcgtagagATAACGCTAGGAATGCTAGCGCAGCTCCTCAAGTCCCAGATTAAGAGGTCTCAAATGTTGAGTTTAGGAATGCCATTTAGatgttggctcagagtatgaccaacCAGAACAATTGGGTTCATGctcatgtgaatgaaaatggtggatCAGTTGCAGCAAGGGTCcatgactttgttaggatgaattcgcctgagttcttaggatcactGACTActgagaatcctcaaaatttcttggACGAGATCAAGAAGGtctttgaggtaatgcaagtcactgggaatgatcgggttgagttAGCATCATACCAGTTGAAAGATGTGgctcatatctggtacactTAGTGGAAGGAGAATAGGGGTGGAAATGGAGGTCCTATAACTTGGCattgctttagtgagacttttCTAGACAGATTTTTCCTGATGGAGTTGAGAGAGTCAAAGGCTCAAGAATTCATGAATTTGAGTCAGGGTAACAtgacagtccaagagtatgggttgaagtttaaccaactctccggtaaactcctcacatggttgctgactccagGGCTCATATGAACAAGTTCTTGTATAGAGTGCGGATATAGTGAAAATTGAGTGCAGAATGCTTATTACTTAAAGATATGAACATCTAGGCTTATGTCTCATGCTCAGCAGGTTGAGGGTAATAAGATTAGGGAACAAGCTAAGGAGAATAAAAAGGCTGggactgggaactatgactattcccAGCAAAAATTAGGTTGTGTAAATCGCTCGCTGAGTCAGCAGAAGTTTTCAGTTGCAGTCCCTTCATTAGCTAATGTTCCATCCTCTAAGAATAGGTTTGACTAGAAGGGTAGAGCACCAGAATCTAAATCtcagggaagtgtttcaggcaccaagacataccccacttgccctaagtgtggtaagaaccattcAGGCGAGTGCCTTGCAAGAATTGAATGGTGTTTTCGATGTGGTCAGTCTGGTCACAGGTTGAGGGATTATCCTTATAGACAGGGTCAAGGAGGTGGTAATGGTAGATCTCAGTCTACAAATATACTAAGCAAATCCCTAGACTACAAGTGAAGAAATTGGGTTCAACTAAGCACTTATCCCAAGATGGTGGAGCCTTAACTCAACACAAGAGGGTCCCTGTAGGATAGTGGGCTTAGTCAGCCCAATATAGTTTGTTAACAAAAAAGGATAAGTCCCATGAAGAAGTTGAGGGGTAGCAAGAAGTTGCATTGGCTGATAACATATCAATCGCCCTTCCCCAGTCCGTCCCCATAGCAAGCTTCCTATTGGCTTCTCATCCGGACTGAGAGTCGCTCTTCTCGTCCAGGAGAATATTTGTCTTCCAGTTAACTGGTCATTGGTCTTTGGCACCAAAGAAAGTCGAGAATGTTGAGACGCAAGGTGGTTGTCGCTCAAGCAACTAAGAGTTTTTTGGCAAAAGGCAGTTCttttttattctctatttatataGTGGATAGTCTATTTTTTAGAGCGGGCGCGAATTGGataattcaacaaataattCATCAGTTGTTGAATCATGCCATTTTGTTGATTCAACTTTCTTCCCTCTCAGGTATTCATATATTGTGATTTCACAGTATtcttaatgctttttccttaaatttagtgtgtccaaaagcctttttgtattgatttttatgtaagtttctccttatttgcaggaaatctatcaaaagatgaacgcggaagttttttagcgagaaatgcagaagagaccacctacggaggttgtgacggtccgtaggtggcatagTAGAGAAGATGCTAACacaagatggggaagtctgacttaGTGTGGGATTATAAAagtccacgacggaccgtcatagccacgacggtcggTCGTGCTGGTTCGTCGCAATGATCAGAAAGTAGTCCCAGCACCCAAAttttccaagaagtttaagtattatggaacaAAGActctcgatggaccgtcgttctCAAAATGGTTCATCATACCTatccgttgagggtaatgaagaaagcagaagaagaatttgtgaagtatagGACGATGGAGGCCGTGaaggcccgtcgtgaccacgacggtccatcacgagGTCCGTCAACTCGGatgcgttttgacagattttcagtaattagaatccatcttttattaggtttttgtttttattaaaaatagtttgaaaaacctcgtttttggggttagacttttcgataatagactttttgatagttagactttttgatagttagacttttggataatcttttttagttctcttgttcaagtattgaaggattaatttcag
The sequence above is a segment of the Solanum lycopersicum chromosome 10, SLM_r2.1 genome. Coding sequences within it:
- the LOC138338820 gene encoding uncharacterized protein, with the protein product MLAQSMTNQNNWVHAHVNENGGSVAARVHDFVRMNSPEFLGSLTTENPQNFLDEIKKVFEVMQVTGNDRVELASYQLKDVAHIWLMSHAQQVEGNKIREQAKENKKAGTGNYDYSQQKLGCVNRSLSQQKFSVAVPSLANVPSSKNRRIFVFQLTGHWSLAPKKVENVETQGLGLSFGSYWGTLWVNAYKLGFFNVAHLMTQYMDVFLSPGTTCLPVAITASFPGSGYSRGSAVKPKFYAASSHPTQHGNSSGTGGGHCQNRLYALQAHHDQEVSPNVVTGMLCIFDLDVYALLDPGATLSFVTP